In the genome of Thalassophryne amazonica chromosome 6, fThaAma1.1, whole genome shotgun sequence, the window atctgattacgtttggattacatttcaaagtaaccctacccaaccttgtccatCCCCTCCAGTTTGCTAATACAATGACTCATAAACAATGAATGctttcatcttgtaactcaccaaattaaaagggcatgTAATGAGAATAAACTCTGTAAAATCAGGTGAGCTCTGATGCACCAGATTAATCCAAAAAGCACTATTGCTTTTGCCTATATATCCCATAATATCTGCTAACTGCTGGATTGCTAAAGGATGCTGGTTTCATgatgaattaggagcaggtgtggttgtcactgAGGGAGACATGCGATTCCAACTCAAAACTGCTGAGCAtgcagaaatgtactaaattgGAACGGTATACACTTAATTTTTCaatgttttgatttgatttaacctttatttaaccaggtaagttattaagaaaaataattcttatttacaataacgacctggTGGATAGGGAGAAACACAGAGGTAAATCACAAAAGTGGATCAAACAACACACTTTTACAGTATATACAACAGAACAGGTTTACAACTGTAGAATTAGGAATGTTATTGTAGGAAACAATAACATTTTCAGTCATATACACAGAAAAAGTGGTGGTTATGTGCCAAAACTCCCATGACGAGGTCATACCTCTGGAAAAATTCTGCATAAATGACTTTATATGAATTTACCTGAAAAAAAGAAAGCATGGCAGAAGGCATGCAGTATGTGAAgactctctgtatgtgtgtgtgtgtgtgtgtgtgtgtgtgtgtgtgtgtgtgtgtgtgtgtgtgtgtgtgtgtgtgtgtgagagagagagagagagagagagagagagagagagagagagagagagagagagagactgtttcCTTCCAGATAAATAAACAATTATTTTCAGATTGTTTAATAGCAGTCATATTCTAAAACTCAAATTAAGTCCACACAACCATGTGGAAAGTTTTGTGTACAAATGTAGAAAAGGAAGACACATCTTCCTTCACTTGCTGTCTTTGTATGCGGTTTTGAAGTTAAATGTACTTTGAAAAGAGCTTGTTGGTATGTTTCAGTCATTTCAAAAGCCTCGATCTGGCCACTGCTGCTTCTGAataagacatgacacaaaactaaagtcatttcaaatggcaactttctggctttaagaaatactataagaaatcaagaaaaaaaattgtggcagtcagtaacggttacttttttagaccaagcagagggaaaaaaatatggaatcactcaattctgaggaataaattatggaatcacactgtaaattttcatccctaaaactaacacctgcatcaaatcagatctgctcgttagtctgcatctaaaaaggagtgatcacaccttggagagctgttgcaccaattggactgacatgaatcatggctccaacaagagagatgtcaattgaaacaaaggagaggattatcaaactcttaagagggtaaatcatcacgcaatgttgcaaaagatgttggttgttcacagtcagctgtgtctaaactctggaccaaatacaaacaacatgggaaggttgttaaaggcaaacatactggtacagcaaggaagacatcaaagcctcaagacagaaaacttaaagcaatatgtctcaaaaatcaaaaacgcacaacaaaacaaatgaggaacgaatgggaggaaactggagtcaacgtctgtgaccgaactgtaagaaaccgcctaaaggaaatgggatttacatacagaaaagctaaacgaaagccatcattaacacctaaacagaaaaaaacaaggttacaatgggctaaggaaaagtaatcatggactgtggatgactggatgaaagtcatattcagtgatgaatctcgaatctgcattgggcaaggtgatgatgctggaacttttgtttggtgccgttccaatgagatttataaaaatgactgcctgaagagaacatggaaatttccacagtcattgatgatatggggctgcatgtcaggtaaaggcactggggagatggctgtcattacatcatcaataaatgcacaggtttacgttgatattttggacacttttcttatcccatcaattgaaaggatgtttggggatgatgaaatcatttttcaagatgataatgcatcttgccatagagcaaaaactgtgaaaacattccttgcaaaaagacacatagggtcaatgtcatggcctgcaaatagtccggatcttaatccaattgaaaatctttggtggaagttgaagaaaatggtccatgacaaggctccaacctgcaaagcttgaaatgactttagttttgtgtcatgtctgtgatgtgctttttttctacaaaaattaaacaactgaatgaacatcctccgaggccggtgattccataattttttgccaggggttgtactataaaAGAAAAGTGAACTTTTAAATTAAGGACTTGGAAATATTTAAGAAAGTAACTGGAACCATATTTTGTTTCCCCTTTTCAGGATATCACTGCTTGAAAATGGTGATGTTCTTCTCTGGTTTTGTGCCTGGATCAGCTGCACTGTTCCTGTTGTACCACAAGGAGCCTGTGCTGGATGCACAGCTGGGCCCAGAGGCAATGGCAGGGATCGGCCTGGGGGTGGGTGTGCTCTGTGGGTTGATGACTATGCTTGTGTCCACTATGGGGCTCCTTCTCAGCGGCCTGCAGTTGGGGTGCCTACTCTCCCTTCACTTCCTGGTGGTTCTGGGACAGTTTTACAGCCTTACCCCAGTGTGGCTGCCTCTCAGTGCCGTTCTGGCTGCCAGCATCCTGACTGCTGTTTTTACACTTCAGTGGCAGAAATTGTTCACCATCATCTCCACATCTGTTTTTGGAGCAGCGACTGTGATGCTGTGTATGGATTACCTTTTGGGAACATTTATGTTGCCAGATCAAGTGTATGAAATGTTTCGCCAAGTTGCACCGCGCCCAATGTGTTGGTTCAACTGGGTgatcactgccatctctcctgttATGACCCTGATGGGCGTGTTGGTGCAGTGGAAGTTTACAGCAAATGGAGCATCATCACACACAGAAGGTGAATTGCGCTTTGCTTTGCTTTGCCTCATTTCAGTCTGCACTTACTGGTGCATTCAGTTTCAGGCTGTCTTCATGTTAAATGGACCCTGTGGAGCTAAAAATATAGTTTTTGTAAACGGAAAAAAACTTTTTAACTTGTTTTTATGCCTCACCTCTTCACTATGTTGCTGGATGATAAAGTTGCAAACAAAAAGCAGAAGAAACATGTGAAGCAACACAGATATAAGGAGGAAAGAAGCAGACGTCAACCTTATCAGCGACGGCGGCCTCCACTCCTGAAACGCTACGCTGGAGATGTTTTAGCCCCGGTCAGTATTTTAGCTTATATTTGCTTTACATTGATTTTTATCTATTTATTAGTAGGTTTTTTTAATTCTTCAGATGCAGACATAAGCTAGAAGGTTACTTAGAGAGTTCAGACCTCCAACTGTATATCTGATTCTGGCTCTGCTGTTCTATTCCAATTCTACTTCTACAGTTTTATTAATTTCCTACTTTAGCAACTCCTTATTCTGGATCTATTCCACAAATAATGTATTCTTGCTGGGATTTGTCTCATGTTCTGCTCGTCCCTGTCCTTGAACAAATTTGAAATATAGTACCATCTTGGAGAATCTAAAATGACTGTCACTGTCATTTTGGCATCCCCTTGATtcacacaaacaacaaaaaaagtatgCTAACCTGGTGGAAAGGGTAGCTgtagccatgtaggggtcaattaatGATTACACaatagtcaaaatttaaaaatactccatttTCAAAGGTATGCCctactatttgtgtgatcataagaaTTCTATAAATGTATAGTTTCTACTAGCCACAGCAGAAATGCACTGACTTACAGGGTAAAAAAGTACAATCTGGGGTAAAAAccgaaaaatatatatatttatccctctcctgtccaaactACACCTCGGAATTGAGACAAACTTGGTACACATttactttgacatacagggatTGAAGCTATTGAgcactgtagtagtagtagtagtagtagtagaagtagtaaTAAAGGACAGACACAGgtttgtgctgcatcatcatcTGCAAGTCTGCTAAAAGGTTGTtgtcatacttttctattctcttccatttcctttgaactttttaccacTTCATTTTTGCAAGTACCAGTAGCCGTAACAGTAGCACAGCAGTAGTAATAGAGGTGTCTCTTTTTGAGGCAGTTTTAGTCATGCCCTAAAAGTTCTCTGGAAtctgggataggtgggaggtgatagctttgttggtgaagatgaagttttcatttcagtctctgaatcaaacccagCCTGGGGTGGAGGTGTCATGGACTGAGGTTCCCCCTATACTAGATTTATATATTCACTATCTGAAGATGCAAACCGGAGTTTCgttctgtactgagtttaccGTTTCTGTGTGCAGACCAAACCCAGTTTTACAGGTAGGTCATTTTTCTCCATAAATTAAAACAAGCTCTCAGTCCTTTTCgcacacagaaagggtaaactcATTACAGAACAAATTTCCCATATTTGGAGCATGCACAGATAACAAATATACATATCTGGTACAGCTGTCATCTCAATACGTGGCAGTAGGTAATCAGCTGGAGTCATAGAATTCAATTGACCTTGACCTGGTTTGCTCTTTCCTTTGCAAAGGAAGTATTCTGGATGattcctttttaaaaaatcatgttttacctcaactaataatttgcatctattttttaaacaaaatttcagcaactacactcaacaaaaatataaacgcaacacttttggttttgctcccattttgtatgagatgaactcaaagatctaaaactttttccacatacacaatatcaccatttccctcaaatattgttcacaaaccagtctaaatctgtgatagtgagcacttctcctttgctgagataatccatcccacctcacaggtgtgccatatcaagatgctgattagacaccatgattagtgcacaggtgtgccttagactgcccacaataaaaggccactctgaaaggtgcagttttatcacacagcacaatgccacagatgtcgcaagatttgaaggagcgtgcaattggcatgccgacagcaggaatgtcaaccagagctgttgctcgtgtattgaatgttcatttctctaccataagccgtctccaaaggcgtttcagagaatttggcagtacatccaaccagcctcacaaccgcagaccacgtgtaaccacaccagcccaggacctccacatccagcatgttcacctccaagatcgtctgagaccagccactcggacagctgctgaaacaatcggtttgcataaccaaagaatttctgcacaaactgtcagaaactgtctcagggaagctcatctgcatgctcgtcgtcctcatcggggtctcgacctgactccagtttctcgtcgtaaccgacttgagtgggcaaatgctcacgttcgctggcgtttggcacgttggataggtgttctcttcacggatgaatcccggttcacactgttcatggcagatggcagacagcgtgtgtggcgtcgtgtgggtgagcgattttctgatgtcagtgttgtggaacgagtggcccatggtggcggcggggttatggtatgggcaggcgtctgttatggacgaagaacacaggtgcattttattgatggcattttgaatgcacagagataccgtgacgagatcctgaggtccattgttgtgccatacatccaagaccatcacctcatgttgcagcaggataatgcacggccccatgttgcaaggatctgtacacaattcttggaagctgaaaatgtcccagttcttgcatggccggcatactcaccggacatgtcacccattgagcatgtttgggatgctctggaccggtgtatatgacagcgtgtaccagttcctgccaatatccagcaacttcgcacagccattgaagaggagtggaccaacattccacaggccacaattgacaacctgatcaactctatgcgaaggagatgtgttgcactgcatgaggcaaatggtggtcacaccagatactgactggtatcccccccaataaaacaaaactgcacctttcagagtggccttttattgggggcagtctaaggcacacctgtgcactaatcattgtgtctaatcagcatcttggtatggcacacctgtgaggtgggatggattatctcagcaaaggagaagtgctcactatcacagatttagactggtttgtgaacaatatttgagggaaatggtgatattgtgtatgtggaaaaagttttagatctttgagttcatctcatacaaaatgggagcaaaaccaaaagtgttgcgtttatatttttgttgagttgttTGTCTCCTatgcaaactgaaattgaaattagcCTTTTGGACATATTTATGCAGGCTACAGTATACTAAGGCTGGATTGTGTTGTTTTACTCCCTCTGGTGGTACCAATTAGGACAAAACTGTCTGGACTATCCACCAAGTATTATGAAATTCAGTCTGGTAGGTTTTGTTTAATCCCTGACAAAAAGGCATACAAAAAAGCAACAAATGGTATTGAAAACAGAACAGAACTAATAATCAAAAAGCAAAAATGTTGCAAATATAACGTTTCTAAATATCAAATGACATTATAACAAGAAAATACAACcctgattccaatgaagttgggacgttgtgtgaaatgtaaataaaaacagaatacaatgatttgcaaatcctctttaacctatattcaattgaatacaccaaaaagacaagatatttaatgttcacactgatagacttttttttttttgtgcaaatatttgcttattgtgaaatggatgcctgcaacacgtttcaaaaaagttgggacaagggcaacaaaagactgggaaagttgatgaacgctcacagaacacctgtttggaacattccacaggtgaacaggtaattggacacaggtgagtgtcatgattgggtataaaaggagcatccccaaaaggctcagccgttcacaagcaaagatggggttaggatcaccactttgtgaacaactgcgtgaaaaaaatagtccaacagtctaagaacaatgtttctcaatgttcaattgcaaagaatttagtgattccatcaactacagtccataatataatcagaagattcagagaatctggagaactttctacacttaagcggcactgcattaaaaaccaacatcattgtgtaaaggatcttacctcgtgggctcaggaacagctCAGAAAACCACTTTTTATGttttctgcggacagttcttgggctgcgcactatgatgtcatttgtttacgcacagcgggcgggtatagccagatagcgctgacgtaaatctacgataccggcctagcaacgcctcggtaaagtgataataatgtccagcagtttgcccGGTGCTGTCTTctttgccaccgtcaccagagagtccagcttcatgccaaccacagagccagcccatcttcttggatgtgctgccccccagcaCTCCACAGAGCAAAAGTGGATACTGGATACTACAGACTGcttgaacatccacaggagtttcctggagatgttaaatgactgcagcctcctcaggaagtacggcctgctctgtcccttcctgtacaggtggttggtgtgggttttaCAGTCCATTTTGCTGTCCATCCACAGccctgaggtacttgtaggaatccacagcctccacctcaactcCCTAATAATGTACAGACACCCCCCAAAAAATTTTTGCTTGATGCTTTAATGGATTTTGAAAAATAAGAATTGGGAAAACTGGCCCTTTACATGCATatcaatggagaaaaaaaaaaaaatcagcaataaCCAATATTTATTCAAGAACACTAAGATTATGGAAGGACAATGGAAGGATAGAAACACAATTATATTTATGACTGTACAAAAATTAAAGGGATTTTCAGACAAGATTAATAAAATCACATAATTAATTTAATGTGGTTTGTGAGTATATGTTCATCATATCTGGATTGCCAGTCCAATATGCATCTCATGTAAACGGTATTGCATTCTATGGAGGTCCCAACCCTTTTTTCAGTTTGTCTGTTGGGCTAACATGGCTTTATTCTAATGTAgttcttttacacacacacaaaaaaaatgttatttggaCACGTGTTTCTTTTCTTTAGTGcataaattaaaattaatggCAAGTAAGTGCAGATTTCTTAATATCATTAGCAAGCCTCTATAAGGTTGACTTCTCACATCTCAGTTTTTTCAGGGTGCTCTGAATGCATCATTGTACAACAGAAAACAAACTGCCACATgggattgtttttttccttcccacaatgtaaaaatacaGCACATATGTATTAAGAATGTTTCTGTTTGGCTTTCAGAGTTATCTCCAGAGCCTTCGGGAGCATCAGACAGGAACAGGGTCCTCCACCAGCAGCATCAGCACCATCACACATACTGGAACTGACTTGGACTTTGAGACGGGCTCCATGGTGCCCTTGACCCCCGCCTCGCCTGCCTTTAGGGTTTGAATGAACACAGCATCAACTAACTGTAAAGGGCACATCTTGATGAAACGTTTGACATATCTGACAATCACAACATTTGAAAGCCAAACCAGCTTCATGAGTAATTTATTACATGTAGATTTGAGATGAGTGGACATTATCAGTGAAGGATGGAAGAGAAAATAACATTATCAGCAGTGAGCACAGCATTGTCTGTGTCAGACTACACAAATGCAGGAATAACATGTAAATACATAATTTACAGCATGTTTCCATCTATGGCAGAAAATTGCTGTACATAACTTTGGAAATAAGAACTTTACTGGTCTGCACCTATGTGGTGGTAGAGTGAGTCACTTCCTCGGTTACTGCACAACAGTTTTGAAGATCCAGATTATTTTTgcacatggaaaaataaatgaatgatatTTAGTTTAGGAGAGAATGCAGAACAATGAGCGCATTTCACTGCATTATTACAGTTTATTTCACTGATGCTTAAGTATTGTCATCTAAACGTCCTCTTAATGTTTGAGGAATCGATGAATGATTGAAAAAGGTTTCTTTTCTAAATTATGTgtgcatgaataaaaaaaatgaaatatccTGTTGTGTAGCTGttaattattttgatttgatGCAGATTTAATATCACACATATTTATCACACATGAATGTTTTCCAATTATAGAAACACTCAACAGTATCTAGAATTAATGGGATTGTTGTTGTTGAAATAGGAATGCCTGGTGGCCCCCTGGTGGCTCAGTCATCACACTGCATCTAGTACAGTATGTTGCAGTGTTTGGGGGTATGCTTTCTCCACTGCATAGTAGTGTTGGTTTACCCGCCCGTACTATGTGCCTTTGAACATGCATGTATGACTGTTAGTCCACGTCACTGTAGCATCAGTATTGCTGGGACCCCCATGGAACAAGCGTCCAATAGGTCTGGGCTAAGAACTGAAGTCAGTCGGGCCCATTTCGTCCCACACTGCCAGTACTCAGAACCCTAAATCAAAGACATGGCATCTCAAAGTGACGTGCAGCAAACAAAACCTCCAAATAAGTGGGTACAAATGGGAAGACTTGCACTTACTTTCAAACAGATCAGTTTTTTGTTCTTATTTAAGTACAAGGCTGACTCCACATTACCGGGAATATTGATCATGAGTTTAGGAAACCCACGGTCGAGTTTGAATCCAGTGTATCGCCATACCTAGTTTTCTGTGCAAGGGCATGAATTCTTTAAGCCACAGTGAGCAGTGATAAGAACATAAAGGCAGAGTGGTGCATTGCAGCCTGTGTGAAATTATGAAACAAACTGCTCATGTAGTCACCTTTCAGAAAATAAGACGCCCCAGTCTGCTCAGAGTGAACAGCTCCATTGAGGCTCCCTTGAAAGTTCTTCCAAAGTGCAGATATTAGGATGGGACGGCTGTAGCCAGAGCTGGACACCGTCCACACATACTGAACATATAGAACTCAAGAGACGGACCTACCAAAGGAAGAAATAATATATTATTCAGCCGTCTGCTTTGGGCAATAATGAACAAGGTCAAATATCTATTCCTGCCAGGTATCTGTCAATCATGGGTTTTGAGATATCACTAGGGATGGATGTTTCCCTCAGTTCTGATTTGATCTTGAATTTAAAGAAACTGGATCACTGCATAAACACTCACGGAGAACATGTCACACTATTTGACTTTAGCTCAATTACTTCCCATTTTATGGTGCACAAACTACAGTGAGGAATATTTTACCACTTTTATTGGTCATTTAATTGACTGGTCTGCTCCCAGGGTCATTCTGAGAATTTATGGGATCCCCAACACGTTTCTAGACATCATAGCCAGTCAATAAACATGTACTGCAATTTGCTGTACGGAGCAGAGGCAGAAACTTTCACTTTCCAGTGAACACTGGCGTTTGTCAGGAatatgttcagtgcttgcattgaCAGTTGGGTAGGGCTGAGTAAATCAGCAGCAATAGCTTAGGTGATTTTGTTGGTAAGGAAAGGTTTATTGACCTCGTCTTGTCCTCTTgggtgatgctgtgatctttgtagaatcaaAGGTTACCCTGACTGCACCACTTGAGAAGGTTGGTTTGCAatagtcctggatcaagactacgaTCTAGGAGTGTATTCAAATGTTGCTTACTACGCATTGAACTTTCACAGCAGTGACAATCGTGTCTGGGTCATCTGCCTTTGAGATTGGGCGAtgcctgagaagagcttatggagtcatgatgtcactgtgcagagatgtttggtgatgctggaTGTCCAATTCTTTTGGGTCCTTGAACTTAATTTCCATCCTGGTACCATCACAATCCTAAAACTTAGTGGGACTAAACGTTTCAGTTCTTCCCCTTGTTTTTGGGTGAGGTTATGCAGTGAGGTGTTGCATTCATCACAATACACAACCACCCTGAGTACAGCTGGAATCAACCCTGGCAGACCCCAGTCCAGTCCCAGCAAGGTGAAATGTGGACGTCCCCTTAGACTTTTCCAGCTGCTGAGGTCGGCAGCACTGAGGGATATGCATGCTGCATTAAATCCAGAGAGGCATCACACAACTGAAGTTACTTCACAATGCAAATAGCAGATCAGAGAATTCTCCAGAGGCCTAGTATCAGGGACATCCAACTGTCACTGTAAATCACTGGTTAGTCCAAGATTcacagggaagccaccaagacaggacaactctgaaggacATATTAACTTATACTCCTATACTATATTGGAGAACCTGCATAgtgcaatttttttgtttgttgcatgACCAGCTTCCTGGCACAGTGCAACAAGAGTTctacacaataaaataaatcaaacctAGCTTCAAGTTTCCCATATTCTTTATGACAAACCgtagctgaaatttcatctttttttttttcttcacaaataTCCTTCTCTGTACCAGCAAGATGTAAAGATAGACTGCTTGTCTGGCTGGGCAGTTTCCCTTCAGTACCCATGATGGTTCTGTGGTGTCAAGGATGCCAAGAAGCgtggcacatgctcccagactcgaCTTCTGCGCAACTCCAtgaaatgcaatatttttgtgaaacccCTTTAATTAAAGCTCAAACACGATGCTACTGGCAAACCTTGACGACCCCCACCCATATCAGCACCATCGTGGTATTGTACAGATGCAATATTACAAAAgccatcactgtccaaatacttatgggccaaACTGTAAAAACCAACCATCTTTCAATCCAGAAAATGATCAGAGAACTTTGTGACATCATGTACATGTACCCAAAATGTCAAACTAACCCATTTCCTTTTCTTACAGCTGTACTATTAACATTTCAATTCCCACTCACACTGCTTGcactacaaaaataaaaaagtgcagAGCATGTAGGTTTAATTAATGCAGTACCTGTATTGAGTGCCTCAACATTAGTGACTACAAGAGGTATTCCGATTAAAgacaaaatacattttgaaagcaGAAAGGTCTACAAACTATAGTCTCTGTCATGGTCTTTACattttatgtgtaaatgcacaatGATGTGAAAGGTACAAAATGGACAGACAtgcacaaaacaattcacaataatcTCTTTAAAAGATATTTATACTGTAAATGACAGACTGGCCAATACAAACACATGAGCAGGAGTCCGAAAAATACTTTAGCAGACTGGGTCTAAAAAACAGTTCATCAGCTCTGATGTGATTCATGCTACGTAGAGATGTTTTCATTCTCTGCCTTGAAAGGTGATCAGACTGTGTTCACTTCCTCAGCTGAAGTTGTTGGTGAATATCAAATAAGTAGAATACGTTTGATGGAAGCTAAAATCACAAAGCTGAAAAGACCCCGTCCTTGTCTTTCAGTATGTAGTCTGTATGTCCTGTCAGTCCAAATCTGACCTTTATTGCTTCAAGAATCCTTCTCAAGCTGCTTCAAC includes:
- the LOC117512818 gene encoding transmembrane protein 198-like gives rise to the protein MAVTSLYVTEEPRAAAAEVDICTLEITKKYEVIPSTVCSVCLTLGLVYCLFGYHCLKMVMFFSGFVPGSAALFLLYHKEPVLDAQLGPEAMAGIGLGVGVLCGLMTMLVSTMGLLLSGLQLGCLLSLHFLVVLGQFYSLTPVWLPLSAVLAASILTAVFTLQWQKLFTIISTSVFGAATVMLCMDYLLGTFMLPDQVYEMFRQVAPRPMCWFNWVITAISPVMTLMGVLVQWKFTANGASSHTEVANKKQKKHVKQHRYKEERSRRQPYQRRRPPLLKRYAGDVLAPSYLQSLREHQTGTGSSTSSISTITHTGTDLDFETGSMVPLTPASPAFRV